In one Candidatus Leptovillus gracilis genomic region, the following are encoded:
- a CDS encoding HAD family hydrolase, with the protein MLAVSAAMGWYAAQLGEDVARWEQIGLLHDFDWEIHPDLDRHPGAGSAILRQRGWDETVIRTILSHYTAGTGVEREQPVDFALLACDEITGLLIATALVRPSRDIREVTVWSVRKKWKDLRFAAGVDRAHVTEVTADFSQVCFAGQLELWTHIGNVLTAMQEEAALLELDGRLAVT; encoded by the coding sequence ATGCTGGCTGTGAGCGCGGCGATGGGCTGGTATGCGGCTCAGTTGGGCGAAGATGTCGCCCGCTGGGAGCAAATCGGCTTGCTGCACGATTTTGATTGGGAGATTCACCCAGATTTGGACCGGCATCCCGGCGCCGGGTCGGCTATTTTGCGCCAGCGTGGTTGGGATGAGACAGTCATCCGCACTATTTTGTCTCATTACACGGCCGGGACCGGGGTAGAGCGGGAGCAGCCAGTGGATTTTGCCCTGCTGGCCTGCGACGAAATTACGGGATTGTTGATTGCCACGGCTCTGGTACGGCCGTCGCGTGACATCCGTGAGGTAACTGTTTGGTCGGTACGCAAAAAGTGGAAAGACCTGCGTTTTGCCGCCGGGGTAGACCGCGCGCACGTCACCGAGGTGACGGCCGATTTCAGCCAGGTTTGTTTTGCTGGGCAGTTAGAGTTGTGGACCCACATTGGCAATGTGTTAACCGCCATGCAAGAGGAAGCCGCGCTGTTGGAATTGGACGGCCGTTTAGCCGTAACATGA
- a CDS encoding stage 0 sporulation family protein — MTAAIAEKTSVVAIRFQKLGKLYHFKVGRNQDLTPGDHVIVETKRGQQLGQIMAFVEPEKSHKQRGLRPVQRKATPRDLVMQQVWETKELDALISCREKAKELGISDAKFVKAEYSFDGSWMTIHYTTENKNLNVQGVKAALGRSLRTRVEMRLIGPRDVAKIMGGYGACGAPRCCSTFLTEFSPISIRMAKDQGVSLSPQEITGMCGRLRCCLVYEYEQYVEAKKTLPKIGKIVDTPHGQGKVRDVRVLRDSVIVDIEGEWHEVFREQLEPTDELKALQDKAEKGCDRQEGGGCTCGAHRPADALEGVDVDLDVDLDES; from the coding sequence ATGACAGCAGCTATTGCTGAAAAAACATCGGTGGTTGCCATTCGCTTCCAGAAGCTGGGCAAGCTGTATCATTTTAAAGTAGGTCGGAACCAAGATTTAACGCCAGGCGATCACGTTATTGTAGAGACAAAACGGGGGCAGCAGTTAGGGCAGATCATGGCGTTTGTGGAACCGGAAAAGTCCCACAAACAACGTGGCCTGCGCCCGGTGCAGCGCAAGGCTACCCCGCGTGACCTGGTGATGCAGCAGGTGTGGGAAACCAAAGAATTAGACGCCCTTATTTCCTGCCGGGAAAAGGCCAAAGAATTGGGCATCAGCGATGCCAAATTTGTCAAAGCGGAATACAGCTTTGACGGCAGTTGGATGACCATCCATTACACCACCGAAAACAAAAATCTGAATGTTCAGGGTGTGAAGGCTGCGTTGGGCCGTTCGCTGCGAACCCGCGTGGAGATGCGCCTGATCGGCCCGCGTGATGTCGCCAAGATTATGGGTGGTTATGGCGCGTGCGGCGCGCCGCGCTGCTGCTCCACCTTTCTGACTGAGTTCAGCCCAATCTCCATTCGGATGGCCAAGGACCAGGGCGTCTCCCTGAGTCCACAGGAGATTACGGGTATGTGCGGCCGTTTGCGCTGCTGCCTGGTCTATGAATATGAACAGTACGTGGAAGCCAAAAAGACGCTGCCCAAAATTGGCAAGATTGTAGATACGCCACATGGTCAGGGCAAAGTCCGCGATGTGCGCGTATTGCGCGATTCGGTGATTGTGGACATCGAGGGCGAATGGCACGAGGTCTTCCGCGAGCAGCTTGAGCCGACAGACGAACTAAAAGCGCTGCAAGACAAGGCAGAGAAAGGTTGCGACCGACAAGAAGGGGGCGGCTGCACCTGCGGCGCCCATCGCCCAGCCGATGCGCTGGAAGGTGTGGACGTAGATTTGGACGTGGATTTGGATGAAAGTTGA
- a CDS encoding Mrp/NBP35 family ATP-binding protein, whose product MAALSTVIEPELHRDLVSLNMIRNLKIEGSDLSFTIMLTTPACPLKGRMESESRAALAQVPNLGKVTINWDANVPTDRRISSQIGQNFRNTIAVSSGKGGVGKTTIAVNLAISLAAEGARVGLLDADILGPNVPMMMGLDQMPPPQDRKMVPAERYGVKVVSMAFLVKADQPLIWRGPMLHSAISQLLSDVAWGDLDYLVIDLPPGTGDAQLTLAQVLPLTGAIIITQPMQVAAADALRGLKMFEKLEVPIIGILENMSGEFFGSGAGPKLAEDYNQHYLGSVPLEANVRIGGDSGQPIVVSHPDSAAALAIRDLARGIAARVSVLNLSSKDANFIPINMIG is encoded by the coding sequence ATGGCCGCTCTTTCCACCGTGATTGAGCCGGAACTACACCGTGATCTGGTATCGCTAAACATGATCCGCAACCTCAAAATTGAGGGCAGCGATCTGAGCTTCACCATTATGCTCACCACCCCCGCCTGCCCGTTGAAAGGGCGCATGGAGAGTGAATCCCGCGCCGCCCTGGCGCAGGTTCCTAACCTGGGTAAAGTCACCATCAATTGGGACGCCAACGTACCCACCGACCGGCGTATCAGCAGCCAAATCGGGCAAAATTTCCGCAATACCATCGCCGTTTCCAGTGGCAAAGGTGGCGTGGGCAAAACCACCATCGCCGTTAATCTGGCGATTTCGCTGGCCGCCGAGGGGGCGCGCGTCGGTTTGCTAGACGCAGACATTCTTGGCCCCAACGTGCCGATGATGATGGGTTTGGATCAGATGCCCCCGCCGCAAGACCGCAAAATGGTCCCGGCTGAACGTTACGGCGTTAAGGTCGTTTCTATGGCCTTCCTGGTAAAGGCCGACCAGCCGTTGATCTGGCGCGGTCCCATGTTACACAGCGCCATCAGCCAACTTTTGTCGGACGTGGCCTGGGGCGATCTCGATTACCTGGTGATTGATTTGCCGCCAGGAACCGGCGATGCCCAGTTAACCCTGGCGCAAGTGCTGCCGCTAACGGGGGCGATTATCATCACCCAGCCGATGCAGGTGGCGGCGGCCGATGCCCTGCGCGGCTTGAAGATGTTCGAGAAGCTGGAAGTGCCGATTATTGGCATTCTGGAGAACATGAGCGGTGAATTTTTTGGCTCCGGAGCCGGTCCGAAGCTGGCGGAAGATTATAACCAGCATTACCTGGGCAGCGTACCCCTGGAAGCCAATGTACGCATTGGTGGTGATTCCGGCCAGCCGATTGTTGTCTCGCATCCTGATTCGGCGGCGGCGCTGGCAATTCGGGACCTGGCGCGGGGCATTGCGGCGCGCGTGAGTGTGTTGAACCTGAGCAGCAAAGACGCCAATTTTATTCCTATCAACATGATTGGGTAG
- a CDS encoding 4Fe-4S binding protein has product MYGLGIVKGMAITLRNFVESYLDDIFWWGKGGRYYNDNALQVRQSLKGEGVVTVFYPEEKLGVPERFRFVPFLVTDDPAPGQKWGHDWCTSCGICAKVCPPQCIWIKRGTQPNGRPKPEPEEFYIDIDICMNCGYCAEFCPFDAIKMDHDYELASYDRTTAHIHDKERLSKPISYWREIAPKKAEAEAAARDFAENAKKKKKSKDGEDGEAARLEEDKARQLLYRGEYY; this is encoded by the coding sequence ATGTACGGACTTGGAATTGTCAAAGGCATGGCGATCACGCTCAGAAACTTTGTCGAAAGTTATCTGGACGATATTTTTTGGTGGGGCAAAGGCGGCCGTTATTACAACGACAACGCTTTGCAAGTGCGGCAAAGTCTGAAGGGCGAGGGTGTTGTTACCGTCTTCTACCCGGAAGAAAAGTTGGGTGTGCCGGAGCGTTTTCGCTTTGTACCCTTTTTGGTCACGGATGATCCGGCCCCGGGGCAGAAATGGGGGCATGATTGGTGTACGTCGTGCGGCATTTGCGCCAAGGTGTGTCCGCCGCAATGTATTTGGATCAAACGTGGGACGCAGCCAAACGGCCGTCCCAAACCGGAGCCGGAAGAATTCTACATAGACATAGACATCTGCATGAACTGTGGCTACTGCGCCGAATTTTGCCCCTTCGACGCCATCAAAATGGACCACGACTACGAACTCGCCAGCTACGACCGCACCACAGCCCATATTCACGACAAAGAACGGTTGAGCAAGCCCATCAGCTATTGGCGCGAAATTGCGCCTAAAAAGGCCGAAGCCGAAGCAGCCGCCCGTGATTTTGCTGAAAACGCCAAGAAAAAGAAAAAGTCCAAAGATGGCGAAGATGGCGAAGCAGCCCGCCTGGAAGAAGACAAAGCGCGTCAGCTTTTGTATCGCGGCGAATACTATTAG
- a CDS encoding NADH-quinone oxidoreductase subunit D: MNEAILEAPGSVPPETAVNPVEQAINALKERFPEAVSDDPRDGYSGLLVAADKLPEVALALRDDLGFDYLSSVTGVDLIEDGKLEAVYHTYSIDQGGGSVVLHVQVDRENPVIPTLVPVWPGADFQEREAWDLYGIHFEGHPDLRRILTWDGFHGHPMRKDWKEPFYEEDTKPFGSRWPAGGVLRAEELNPYGQNVQYPPGWVPTGEEYDVETEMYAITGADLAYSIDASQQMKTDKITVNLGPQHPSTHGVFRMVVQLDGETVVDLKPVMGYLHRNHEKIGERNTFLGNIPYTDRLDYLSPISNNHGYVLAVEKLLGSVVPERAEWIRILTVELTRMANHLWAIGFLLNDLGALQTPMLYFYIERELILDFFETLTGARMMNNYMRFGGVAYDLPDDVRGQPTMSFLDELVNERLPKAIEQGNNLMTFNEIVRARSIGVGRLTRQEAIAYSMAGPMLRASGVNYDVRKAEPYSYYASLDFDIPVYYDGDVYDRYRVRMDELQQSLRILRQVLPYLKETEGSPVIDGKPSYAIRIPQPGEAYGRVENPKGELGFYITAKRRSASPERYHVRAPSFINLTSLGKMCQGHKVADIVVILGSIDIVLGEVDR, from the coding sequence ATGAACGAAGCAATACTAGAAGCCCCCGGTTCTGTTCCCCCGGAAACGGCCGTTAATCCCGTCGAACAGGCCATCAACGCCCTCAAAGAGCGCTTCCCCGAAGCCGTCAGCGATGACCCCCGCGACGGCTACAGCGGCCTTCTCGTCGCCGCCGACAAATTGCCTGAAGTCGCCCTGGCCCTGCGTGACGACCTGGGATTTGATTACCTCTCCAGCGTTACCGGCGTGGACCTGATAGAAGATGGCAAACTCGAAGCCGTCTACCACACCTACAGCATAGACCAGGGCGGTGGCTCTGTCGTTTTACACGTCCAGGTAGACCGCGAAAACCCGGTTATCCCCACCCTGGTTCCCGTCTGGCCCGGCGCAGATTTTCAGGAACGTGAAGCCTGGGACCTTTACGGCATTCATTTTGAAGGCCACCCTGACTTACGCCGCATTCTCACCTGGGACGGCTTTCACGGCCACCCGATGCGCAAAGATTGGAAAGAACCTTTCTACGAAGAAGACACCAAACCATTTGGCAGCCGTTGGCCCGCTGGCGGCGTCCTTCGCGCCGAAGAGCTAAACCCCTACGGCCAAAATGTGCAGTACCCGCCCGGTTGGGTCCCCACCGGCGAAGAATACGACGTAGAAACCGAGATGTACGCCATCACCGGCGCTGACCTGGCTTATTCCATTGACGCCTCCCAGCAGATGAAAACCGACAAAATCACCGTCAATCTGGGTCCACAACACCCCTCCACGCATGGCGTGTTTCGTATGGTGGTGCAGCTAGACGGCGAAACTGTCGTAGACCTGAAGCCGGTAATGGGTTATCTGCACCGCAACCACGAAAAAATCGGCGAACGCAACACCTTCCTGGGCAACATTCCTTACACCGACCGGCTGGATTACCTCAGCCCCATCAGCAACAATCATGGCTATGTGTTGGCGGTGGAGAAGCTGTTGGGTTCCGTTGTGCCGGAGCGGGCGGAGTGGATTCGTATCCTCACGGTTGAACTGACGCGCATGGCCAACCACTTGTGGGCGATTGGCTTTTTGCTGAACGATTTGGGCGCGCTGCAAACGCCGATGCTCTATTTCTACATCGAACGCGAGCTGATTTTAGACTTCTTTGAAACGCTTACCGGGGCGCGCATGATGAACAACTACATGCGTTTCGGCGGCGTAGCTTACGATTTGCCCGATGATGTGCGCGGTCAGCCGACGATGTCGTTTCTGGACGAACTGGTCAACGAACGTCTGCCGAAAGCAATTGAACAGGGCAACAACCTGATGACCTTCAACGAAATCGTGCGGGCGCGGAGCATTGGCGTGGGGCGTCTGACGCGCCAGGAAGCCATCGCCTACAGTATGGCCGGCCCGATGCTGCGCGCCAGCGGCGTGAACTACGACGTGCGCAAAGCGGAGCCGTACTCCTATTACGCGAGCCTGGATTTTGACATCCCGGTTTATTACGATGGCGACGTGTATGATCGTTATCGGGTGCGGATGGATGAATTGCAGCAGAGTTTGCGTATTTTACGGCAGGTTTTACCCTATCTGAAGGAAACGGAAGGCAGCCCGGTAATTGATGGCAAGCCCTCTTACGCCATCCGTATCCCGCAGCCGGGGGAGGCTTACGGCCGTGTGGAAAACCCCAAAGGCGAACTTGGCTTCTACATCACGGCCAAGCGGCGCAGCGCCAGCCCGGAGCGGTATCATGTCCGCGCCCCATCGTTCATTAATCTGACCTCTTTGGGCAAAATGTGCCAGGGGCACAAAGTCGCCGACATTGTGGTGATCCTGGGTAGTATAGACATTGTACTCGGTGAAGTAGACCGCTAA
- a CDS encoding NADH-quinone oxidoreductase subunit B: MTSSNAGAVAPDLVVPEELSNNVMITNIAKLLDPAYNWARRNSIWPMVFGLACCAIEMICTASSRYDLARFGMEVFRATPRQSDLMIISGTVTKKMVPTIVRLYNQMPEPRYVLSMGACASGGGPFKEGYNVVDGIDKFLPVDVYVPGCPPTPQALINGLIALQEKIDQQSIATAPWYRKDDPTAGVVPIPVLGPDLVDLRKIDTIKREAAKALAEQEKQEAQERETAVSPEAA, encoded by the coding sequence ATGACCAGTTCAAATGCAGGCGCAGTCGCCCCTGATTTAGTTGTTCCCGAAGAATTGTCGAACAACGTCATGATCACCAACATCGCCAAGCTGCTGGACCCAGCTTACAATTGGGCCAGACGTAATTCCATTTGGCCGATGGTTTTCGGTTTGGCCTGCTGCGCCATTGAGATGATTTGCACGGCCTCCAGCCGCTACGATCTGGCTCGTTTTGGCATGGAAGTATTCCGCGCCACGCCCCGGCAGTCGGATCTCATGATTATTTCGGGCACGGTGACGAAAAAAATGGTTCCCACCATTGTCCGCCTGTACAACCAGATGCCGGAACCACGCTACGTACTGAGCATGGGCGCTTGCGCCTCTGGTGGCGGCCCATTCAAAGAAGGGTATAACGTGGTGGATGGCATAGATAAGTTTTTGCCGGTAGATGTCTATGTCCCCGGCTGCCCGCCAACCCCTCAGGCGTTGATCAATGGTCTGATTGCCTTGCAAGAGAAAATTGATCAGCAGTCTATTGCCACCGCCCCCTGGTACCGCAAAGATGATCCAACGGCCGGCGTTGTGCCGATTCCGGTGTTGGGGCCTGATCTGGTAGACTTGCGCAAAATTGACACCATCAAACGGGAAGCAGCCAAAGCGTTGGCTGAGCAGGAAAAGCAAGAAGCGCAAGAGCGGGAAACGGCCGTTTCCCCTGAAGCCGCCTGA
- the iscX gene encoding Fe-S cluster assembly protein IscX, with protein sequence MTGDNPELFWDATYAIAMALIDNYPNLTPEQVGLQEMTELIQTLPGFADDPDLATERMLMDIQIVWFEETANL encoded by the coding sequence TTGACGGGAGATAATCCTGAACTCTTTTGGGATGCCACATATGCCATTGCCATGGCGCTGATAGACAATTACCCAAACCTTACCCCTGAACAGGTGGGTCTCCAGGAAATGACAGAACTTATTCAGACCTTGCCTGGTTTTGCCGATGATCCTGATCTAGCTACCGAACGAATGTTAATGGACATACAAATTGTATGGTTTGAGGAGACAGCGAATTTATGA
- a CDS encoding DUF3524 domain-containing protein, which translates to MSQRLRIALVSPYHGGSHQSWAEGLMAESQQEMRLFALPDRFWKWRMHGGAVTLAQQFRAARFAADMVLATDMLDLTTFLALTRPQTSRTPVGLYMHENQLTYPLPIDGRTGPMRRQHGERDLHYVFINFASMLAADFVLFNSRYHLESWFAALPGFLRHFPEYQELSSVAALRAKSQVLPVGIHLADLQSGATAVQSHPPQRPPLILWNQRWEYDKNPDDFFRALLALAEAGIAFEVALCGEVFGKRPSIFQEAITCLGERVVHVGYAPREQYRALLWAADLTISTAHHEFFGISILEAIACHTFPLLPNRLSYPELIPDLYHQYCLYENQAGLQARLGHALTHPEEMKMVAREMAAAITVYDWRQLAPRYDQILAQFSR; encoded by the coding sequence TTGAGCCAACGACTACGCATAGCCCTGGTTTCCCCTTATCATGGCGGCAGCCACCAATCCTGGGCGGAGGGGTTGATGGCTGAAAGCCAACAGGAGATGCGGCTGTTTGCCCTGCCGGACCGCTTCTGGAAGTGGCGGATGCATGGCGGCGCGGTCACGCTGGCGCAGCAGTTTCGCGCCGCGCGCTTTGCCGCCGACATGGTTTTGGCGACAGACATGCTGGACCTGACGACGTTTTTGGCCCTGACCCGCCCGCAAACTAGCCGCACACCGGTGGGCCTGTACATGCACGAAAATCAGCTCACGTATCCACTGCCGATAGACGGCCGTACCGGACCCATGCGCCGCCAACATGGCGAGCGTGACTTGCATTACGTGTTTATCAATTTCGCCTCCATGCTGGCCGCCGACTTTGTGCTGTTCAACTCGCGCTATCATTTGGAAAGCTGGTTTGCGGCGCTGCCCGGCTTTCTGCGCCATTTCCCGGAGTATCAGGAACTGTCCAGCGTGGCCGCGCTGCGGGCCAAAAGCCAGGTTTTGCCAGTGGGTATTCATCTAGCGGATCTGCAAAGTGGGGCAACGGCCGTACAGTCCCACCCGCCCCAGCGCCCACCCCTCATCCTGTGGAATCAACGCTGGGAATATGACAAGAACCCAGATGACTTTTTTCGGGCGCTGTTGGCATTGGCTGAAGCGGGGATAGCCTTTGAGGTGGCTCTATGCGGTGAGGTATTTGGTAAACGGCCGTCCATCTTCCAGGAAGCCATCACTTGTTTGGGCGAGCGGGTGGTCCATGTGGGCTATGCACCGCGGGAACAGTACCGCGCCCTGCTGTGGGCCGCCGACCTGACTATTTCGACGGCCCACCATGAGTTTTTTGGCATCAGTATTTTGGAGGCCATTGCCTGCCACACCTTCCCACTGCTGCCCAACCGCCTCAGCTACCCGGAGTTAATTCCCGACTTGTACCACCAATATTGTCTATACGAAAATCAGGCCGGTTTGCAGGCGCGGCTGGGGCACGCCCTGACCCACCCAGAGGAAATGAAAATGGTGGCGCGGGAGATGGCCGCGGCCATTACTGTCTACGACTGGCGACAACTGGCGCCCCGTTACGACCAGATATTGGCCCAATTCAGCCGTTGA
- the glgP gene encoding alpha-glucan family phosphorylase, with amino-acid sequence MINFENKIPEKIGRLPELAYNLWWSWTPEARNVFKRLDYTLWRSTQHNPVQMLQEMSAQQLQAATEDVTFIHQYNKAMLLYDQKIRSNHTWFRTQFPEVTNKTIAYFSFEFGLHSSVPIYSGGLGILSGDHAKEASDLGLPFVGVGFLYPQGYFRQRIPGHGWQEAVYQQLDVDKAPIAPVYLSEDQELLVSVRVGDRDVYVRIWHIQVGRISLYLLDTDVDENDPWDRELSARLYSGDSETRIRQEILLGIGGVRVLRALNIHPTVWHMNEGHSAFLLLELIREKVAAGMSFAEASAQVRQHSVFTTHTPVPAGHDAFTFQVVEHYFNGFWDQLGISREEFLGLGKNQEAWGVAFNMTVMALALAGRANGVSKLHGEVSRKMWQHVWPTKAEDDIPITSITNGVHISTWISSELYALYNKYVGLDWVTEEDNPKIWERLADIPDAELWEVHLDLKRKLISFLRERARRRWVDGTNDPSQILTGGMLLDPDALTIGFARRFATYKRADLIFRDMGRLQAMVHDIHRPMQIIFAGKAHPADDPGKSLIQQIYNLSRNSNLGGRVAFVEDYDMHVARYLTQGVDVWLNTPQRPREASGTSGMKAAVNGVINCSILDGWWVEGYNGANGWAIGKAKHYDNPYQQDTEDGRSLYQLLEEEIIPTFYKRDGDNVPRGWVEIMRESIRSCAPNFGTRRMVKEYTTELYIPAMNSED; translated from the coding sequence ATGATTAACTTTGAAAATAAGATCCCCGAAAAAATCGGCCGTCTGCCTGAACTGGCTTATAACCTGTGGTGGAGTTGGACACCCGAAGCGCGTAACGTATTCAAGCGATTGGATTATACGCTCTGGCGCAGCACGCAGCATAACCCGGTGCAAATGCTGCAAGAAATGAGCGCCCAGCAGTTACAGGCGGCAACGGAAGATGTGACCTTTATCCACCAATACAACAAAGCCATGCTGCTGTATGACCAGAAAATCCGCAGCAACCATACCTGGTTCCGCACCCAATTCCCCGAAGTTACCAACAAAACCATCGCCTATTTTTCCTTCGAGTTTGGCCTGCACAGTTCTGTGCCCATTTACTCTGGCGGTTTAGGCATTCTTTCAGGTGACCACGCCAAAGAGGCCAGCGACCTGGGCCTGCCGTTTGTCGGCGTTGGCTTTTTGTACCCGCAGGGCTATTTCCGGCAGCGCATCCCAGGGCATGGCTGGCAAGAAGCCGTGTACCAACAATTAGACGTAGACAAAGCGCCGATTGCGCCGGTTTACCTTTCGGAAGATCAGGAACTGCTCGTCAGCGTGCGCGTCGGCGACCGGGACGTTTATGTTCGTATCTGGCACATTCAGGTGGGACGGATTTCGCTGTACTTGCTGGACACCGATGTAGATGAAAACGACCCCTGGGACAGAGAATTATCAGCCCGTCTCTATTCTGGCGACAGTGAAACGCGCATTCGCCAGGAAATCTTGTTGGGCATTGGCGGCGTGCGCGTGCTGCGCGCCTTAAACATCCACCCCACCGTCTGGCATATGAACGAAGGGCATTCGGCCTTTTTACTGCTGGAATTGATTCGGGAAAAAGTGGCCGCCGGCATGAGTTTTGCCGAAGCCTCCGCCCAGGTGCGCCAACATTCTGTATTCACCACCCACACGCCGGTTCCGGCCGGCCATGATGCGTTCACTTTCCAGGTGGTGGAACATTATTTCAATGGTTTTTGGGACCAATTGGGCATCAGCCGTGAAGAGTTTCTCGGTTTGGGCAAAAACCAGGAAGCCTGGGGAGTTGCTTTTAACATGACAGTGATGGCCCTGGCTCTGGCCGGCCGGGCCAATGGGGTGAGCAAGCTGCATGGCGAAGTGTCGCGTAAAATGTGGCAGCATGTCTGGCCGACAAAAGCAGAAGATGATATACCGATCACTTCCATCACCAATGGGGTGCATATCTCCACCTGGATTAGCAGCGAGCTGTATGCGCTGTACAACAAATATGTTGGCCTGGATTGGGTGACCGAGGAAGACAACCCCAAAATCTGGGAGCGGCTGGCCGACATACCGGACGCCGAATTGTGGGAAGTCCATCTAGACCTGAAGCGGAAGTTAATCAGCTTCTTGCGCGAACGGGCGCGGCGGCGCTGGGTGGATGGCACCAACGATCCGTCACAAATCCTCACCGGCGGTATGCTGCTGGACCCAGATGCGCTGACCATTGGGTTTGCGCGCCGTTTTGCCACCTATAAGCGGGCCGATCTGATTTTCCGTGACATGGGGCGTTTACAGGCAATGGTGCATGATATCCACCGGCCAATGCAGATTATTTTCGCCGGCAAAGCGCATCCGGCCGATGATCCCGGCAAAAGTTTGATTCAGCAAATCTATAATCTGTCGCGCAACAGCAACCTGGGCGGCCGGGTGGCGTTTGTGGAGGATTATGATATGCACGTGGCCCGCTATTTGACGCAAGGGGTGGATGTGTGGCTGAACACGCCGCAGCGGCCGCGCGAGGCCAGCGGCACCAGTGGCATGAAAGCGGCCGTGAATGGGGTCATCAATTGCAGCATTTTAGATGGGTGGTGGGTCGAAGGGTACAATGGGGCCAATGGTTGGGCTATTGGCAAGGCCAAACATTACGATAATCCATACCAACAAGACACGGAAGACGGCCGTTCCCTTTACCAACTCCTGGAAGAAGAAATCATCCCCACGTTCTATAAACGTGACGGGGACAATGTGCCCCGCGGCTGGGTGGAAATTATGCGCGAATCCATTCGCTCCTGCGCCCCCAACTTCGGCACGCGGCGCATGGTCAAGGAATACACCACCGAATTGTATATTCCGGCCATGAATTCTGAAGATTGA